The sequence CGTTCGGCGTCAAAGTGGTCAAGGTCGGAACGTTCAACGTGCTGGGCAAGCTGAAGCGCACCGGCAAGTTCGAAGGCCGCCGCCCCAACCGCAAGAAGGCCATGGTCAAACTCGCCGAGGGTCAGAAGATCGACGCCCTTGAGGGTCTGGTCTAAGGAGGAGTTGAACATGGCAGTCAAGAAATATCGTCCGTATACTCCTTCGCGTCGTCAGATGACCACGGCAGACTTTTCGGGCCTCACCAAGAAGCGCCCCGAGAAAAGCCTGACCGAAGGCATCCACCGCACCGGCGGACACAACAACAAGGGCCGCGTCACCAGCCGCTTCATCGGCGGCGGTCACAAGAAGCTCTACCGCATCATCGACTTCAAGCGCCGCGACAAGGCTGGCATTCCTGCCAACGTCGCCGCCCTGGAATACGATCCCAACCGCAGCGCCCGCATTGCCCTGCTGCACTACCGTGACGGCGAGAAGCGCTACATCATCGCGCCCGAGGGGTTGCAGGTCGGCATGAGCGTGGTCAGCGGTCCCGAGGCCGAGCCCAAGGTCGGCAACGCCATGCCCCTGCGCTTTATTCCTGTCGGTGCCGTGGTTCACAACGTCGAACTCGTGCCCGGCAAGGGTGCACAGATGGCCCGCAGCGCGGGTACCAGCGTGCAGCTTCAGGGCAAGGAGAGCACCTACGTGCTGCTGCGTCTGCCCAGCGGTGAAATCCGCCGCGTGCATACCGAGTGCTACGCCACCATCGGCTCTGTGGGCAACGCCGAGCACAAGAACATCGTGCTGGGTAAGGCAGGCCGCTCACGTTGGTTGGGCAGAAAGCCCCATCAGCGAGGCAGCTCCATGAACCCCGTTGACCATCCTCACGGCGGTGGTGAAGGCCGTACTGGTGCAGGTCGCCAGCCGGTCAGCCCCTGGGGTCAGCTCGCCAAGGGTCTGAAGACCCGTCATAAGCGCAAGAATTCTGACCGTTTCATCGTCACCCGCCGCGGCGGAAAGTAAAGGAGGGTAGCGTATGCCCCGTAGCCTGAAGAAAGGGCCATTCGTGGACGACCACCTCCTGAACAAGGTGGACGCTCAGAATGACCGCAACGAGAAGCGCGTGATCAAGACCTGGTCGCGCCGCAGCACCGTGGTGCCCGAGATGATCGGTCACACCATCAGCGTGTACAACGGCAAGCAGCACATCCCGGTCTTTGTGTCAGAGCAGATGATCGGTCACAAGCTTGGCGAGTTCAGCCCCACCCGCAGTTACCGCGGCCACGGCTCGGACAAGACCGCCAAAGGGAGCAAGAAGAAGTAATGCAGGCTAAAGCGATTGCGAAGTACATCCGCATGACGCCGCGCAAGGTCCGCCTTGTGATCGATGTCATTCGCGGCAAGGATGTCAAGGACGCCGAAGACCTGCTGCGCTTCATCCCCCGGATGGCGAGCACCCCCATCGACAAGGTGCTGAAGAGCGCCAAGGCCAATGCGGTCAACAACCACGACATGATCGAAGATCGTCTGTTCGTGGCGCAGGCCTTCGTCGATGCCGGGCCCACCCTCAAGCGTCTGATTCCCCGTGCGCGCGGCAGTGCCAACATCATCAAGAAGCGCACCAGCCACATCACCATCATCCTGGAGGAGCGCCATGGGTAATAAGATCAATCCCAACGGCTTCCGCCTGGGCATTACCCGTGGTTGGAACAGCCGCTGGTACGCCGGAAAGAAGACGTACAGCAAGCTTCTGGCCGAAGACGAGAAGATTCGCAAGCTGGTGGGCAGGCAGCTCGCCGCTGCCGGTCTGGCACGCATCGAGATCGAGCGTGCGGGTCAGCAGGTCAATGTCATCATCAGCGCCGCGAAACCCGGCATCGTGATCGGCAAGGGCGGCGACAGCATCAAGAAGCTCCGCAGCGACATCGAGAAACTGGTGAGCGCGGGCACGGTGGCGGTCAACGTTGCCGAGATCCCCAACCCCAACACCAGTGCGCCGCTGGTCGCGCTGCGGATCGCCGAGCAGATCGAGCGCCGCTTCGCGTTCCGCCGCGCCATGAAGCAGGCCGCGCAGCGCGTGATGGAATCGGGCGCACGTGGCGTGAAAGTGGTGCTGGCGGGTCGTCTGGGCGGTGCCGAGCAGGCCCGCACCGAGAAGGTGCTGGAAGGCCGCGTGCCCCTGCACACCCTGCGTGCCGATATCGACTACGGCACCGCGCTCGCCAAGACCACCTACGGCATCATCGGCATCAAGGTGCTGGTGTTCAACGGTGAAGTCATCGGTGGCAAGACCGAGACCGTGCAGCGTCCGGCCCGGCCCAGCGGAGAGCGTCGCCCGGAAGGTGGCGAGCGCCCCAACCGCCGCCGCCCCACCGCACGCCGCCGCACAGGAGGTGAGTGATGCTTCTCCCGAAGCGCACCAAGTACCGCAAGCAGTTCCGTGGCCGCATGAACGGCGACGCCAAGGGCGGTGACTACGTCGCGTTCGGTGATTACGGCCTGGTCGCGATGGAGCCGTCTTGGATCAAGAGCAATCAGATCGAGGCGTGCCGTATCGTGATGAGCCGTCACTTCCGCCGTGGCGGTAAGATTTACATCCGCATCTTCCCCGACAAGCCCGTGACCAAGAAGCCCGCCGAAACCCGAATGGGTAAGGGTAAGGGTGCCGTGGAGTTCTGGGTGGCCGTCGTGAAGCCTGGACGCGTGATGTTCGAGGTTGCGGGTGTGACTGAGGAGCAGGCCAAGGAAGCCTTCCGGCTGGCCGGGCACAAGCTCCCCATCAGCACCAAGATGGTGAAGCGCGAGGTTTACGATGAAGCTCAGTGAAATGCGCGAGCTGGACGCCGCCGCCTTCGGCAACGAAGTGACGGCCCGCAAGAAGGAACTCATGGAGCTGCGCTTTCAAGGCGCAGTCGGCAATCTGGAAAAGCCCCACCGCGTGGCCCAGTTGCGTCGTGAAATCGCTCAGCTTCTGACCATTCAGGGCGAACACGCGAGGAGCAAGTAATGCCCCAGAAGACCCTTACGGGTGTGGTGGTGAGCGACAAAGCTGACAAGACTGTCAGCGTCAAGGTCGAGCGCCGCTTCACCCACCCCCTGTACGGCAAAGTCGTGACGCGTTCTCAGAAGTACGCGGCCCACGACGAGAGCAACGAGTACCGCCTGGGCGACACTGTCGAGATCCTGAGCGTGCGTCCGATCTCCAAGACCAAGACCTGGAAGGTCACGCGTCTGGTCGATCGCCCCCGTGGCATCGAGACCACCGTCGTCGAGACGGAAGAAGCCGGTAAGGTCGCTGGCGGTGAAGCATGATTAGCGTGCAGACCCGCCTCGACGTGGCCGACAACAGCGGCGCACGCGAACTGATGTGCATCCGGGTGCTGAACAGCGGCATCGGTGGCAAGGGCCTGACCAAGGGCGGCGGCGGTAACAAGCGCTACGCCGCCGTGGGTGACATCATCGTCGCCTCGGTCAAGGACGCTGCGCCGCGCGGCACCGTCAAGAGCGGTGACGTGGTGAAGGCCGTTGTGGTCCGTACTGCGTTCGCCATCAAGCGTGCCGACGGCAGCACCATCCGCTTCGACAAGAACGCCGCCGTCATCATCAATAACAACGGTGAGCCCCGTGGTACTCGCGTGTTCGGGCCAGTCGCCCGCGAGCTGCGCGACCGCCGCTTCATGAAGATCGTGTCGCTGGCTCCGGAGGTGCTGTAATGGCTACCGGCAAGATGAAGGCCCCCAGCGCGGGCAGCTACCACAACAACAAGCTGCACGTGAAGAAGGGTGACAACGTGATTGTCATCAGCGGCAAGCACAAGGGTGCGACCGGCACCGTGCTGCTGGCGCTTCCCGCCGATCAGAAAGTGGTCGTCGAGGGCGTCAACATCGTCAAGAAGCACGTCAAGCCCAGCGCCAGCAACACCACCGGCGGCATTGAGGAGCGTCCTGCTGCTCTGCATGCCTCCAAGGTGCAGCTTCTCGACCCCGAGACCGGCAAGGCCACCCGTATCCGCAAGGACATCGTGGACGGCAAGAAGGTGCGCGTGGGCGTGAGCAGCGGCAAGGTCATCGACTGATCACTGGGGTGCTCACTCTGAGCATCCTGGGCGACATGTCCGCCCGAACATTGGAGCAACATGCAGCAACTGAAACAGAAGTACAACGATGAGGTGCGCCCTGCACTGATGCAGCAGTTCGGCTACAGCAGTGTGATGGCTGTGCCGCGCATCGAGAAGATCGTGCTGAACGAGGGTCTAGGCAGCAGCAAGGAAGACAGCAAGGCCATTGATAAGGCCGTGCGCGAGCTGAGCCTGATCGCCCTCCAGAAGCCGATCATCACCAAGGCCAAGAAGAGCATCAGCAACTTCAAGCTGCGTCAGGGCATGCCCGTGGGCGTGAAGGTGACGCTGCGCGGCGAGCGTATGTACGTCTTCATGGAGAAGCTGCTGAACATCGCGCTGCCCCGTCTGCGCGACTTCCGTGGCATCAACCCCAACGCTTTCGATGGTCGCGGTAACTACAACCTGGGCATCAAAGAGCAGCTCATCTTCCCCGAGATCACCTACGACATGGTCGACAAGGTGCGCGGCATGGACGTGACGGTGGTCACCACCGCCAAGACCGACGAAGAGGCCCGCGCGCTGCTCCAGGCGATGGGTTTCCCCTTCCGGAAATAAGGATACGTATGGCGAAGACTTCTAAAGTTGTCAAGGCGGCCCGTGGTGCCAAGTTCGGCGTGCAGGACTACAACCGTTGCAGCCGTTGTGGCCGTGCCCGCAGCTACTACCGCTTCTTCGGTCTATGCCGCATCTGCATCCGCGAGCTGGCACACAAGGGCGAACTGCCCGGCGTCCGTAAAGCAAGCTGGTAATTCCAGTACCCCGCAGCTCGCGGTCAGGCTGGTAATCGGAACAGCCAGATGTTAGAGTATCTGGCTGGGAAGGTTGAAGCCTCTGCGCTTCAGCACCTTGCCTCCCCTCAGGATACGAACAGCCCATTTGAGCTGTGATCGTCCGGACTCGGGAACCACATAAGAACAGACGCCCCACGATTTGGGGAACAGGGGAGAGGACGTATTGTCCTTCTCCCCTTCAGCCGGGGTCTGGATAGCCTGCCTGAAGCAGGTCGAAAGCCCCGGCACCGATAAGCGAGGAATCAATGCTCAGTGATCCAATTGCCGATATGCTGACACGCATACGGAACGCCACGCGCGTTCACAAGGAAAGCGTGGACATCCCCGCTTCCAAGTTCAAGGAGCAGCTTGCTCAGCTCCTGGTGCGCGAGGGCTATGTGGCCTCCTGCGAGCGTACCCGCGACGAGGGCATGAAGTTCGACGTGCTGCGCGTCACCCTGAAGTACGGTGTCAAGCGCGAGCAGGTCATCAAGCACATCGAGCGCATCAGCCGTCCTGGCCGCCGCGCGTATGTCAGCCACGAGAACCTGCCACGTATTCAGAAGGGCCTCGGCCTGGCCGTCGTTTCGACCAGCCACGGCCTGCTTGCTGACCGCGATGCCCGTAAACAGGGTATCGGCGGCGAAGTCATCTGCGTCCTCTGGTAAACGTCCACCCACGAACCCGGCTGGGTTCTGGAACCCCCACAAGGAGCTGCCATGTCACGTATTGGTAGACAACCCATTGCCGTTCCGGGTGGCGTGACCGCCACCATCGAGAAAGGCCTGTTCAAAGTCAAGGGGCCGAAAGGGGAACTCAGCGTTCCTCACAACCCCGCCATCGAAATCTCTCAGGACGGCGACGCTCTGAACGTGACGCGCCCTAGCGACCGTCAGGATCACCGCGCCCTGCACGGTCTGACCCGCACGCTGGTCGCCAACGCCGTCAAGGGTGTGGCCGACGGCTTCACCATCAATCTGGAACTGCGCGGCGTGGGCTACCGTGCCAAGCTAACCGGCAAGGCGCTGGAAATGACCATCGGCTACAGCCATCCAGTCATCATCGAGCCGCCTGCTGGCGTGAGTTTCGCCGTTCCCGAGCCGACCAAGATCGACGTGACCGGTATCGACAAGCAGCTCGTCGGCCAGGTGGCCGCCAACGTTCGCAAGGTCCGCAAGCCCGATGCCTACCACGGCAAGGGTGTGCGCTTCCTGGGCGAGAAGATCGCCCTCAAGGCTGGTAAGGCCGGAGCCACGGGCGGAAAGGGTAAGAAATGAGCAGCCAGACTACTACTCGCCGCAAGCTCCGCAACCGCAGCAAAGTTCGCGTCGCTGCTGCCGGGCGTCTGCGCCTGAGCATCTACCGCAGCAGCAAGTACATCTACGCCCAGATCATCGACGACGCCGCTGGCAGGACCGTGGCGCAGATCGGCAGCAAGGCTGTCAAGACCGGTACCAAGACCGAGAGCGCCGCTGCTGTCGGCAAGGCCGTGGCGGAAGCTGCGCTGGCCGCCGGCGTCAAACAGGTGGTATTCGACCGTGGACAGTACCGTTACCACGGACGCGTGAAGGCGCTGGCAGACGCTGCCAGGGAGGCTGGCCTTGACTTTTAATCGTCGCAATGACCGCAACGCGGAGCGCGAGAGCAGCGAATTCGAAGAGAAGATGCTGTTCGTGAACCGCACTGCCAAGACCTACCAGGGTGGTCGCCGCTTCCGCTTCGCCGCACTCGTGATTCTGGGTGACCGTAATGGTCGCGTGGGCATGGGCATCGGTAAGGCCAAGG is a genomic window of Deinococcus ruber containing:
- a CDS encoding 50S ribosomal protein L23; amino-acid sequence: MNAYDTIKKPVISEKSYAGMEKGVYTFWVEPSATKTDIRNAVQQAFGVKVVKVGTFNVLGKLKRTGKFEGRRPNRKKAMVKLAEGQKIDALEGLV
- the rplB gene encoding 50S ribosomal protein L2, encoding MAVKKYRPYTPSRRQMTTADFSGLTKKRPEKSLTEGIHRTGGHNNKGRVTSRFIGGGHKKLYRIIDFKRRDKAGIPANVAALEYDPNRSARIALLHYRDGEKRYIIAPEGLQVGMSVVSGPEAEPKVGNAMPLRFIPVGAVVHNVELVPGKGAQMARSAGTSVQLQGKESTYVLLRLPSGEIRRVHTECYATIGSVGNAEHKNIVLGKAGRSRWLGRKPHQRGSSMNPVDHPHGGGEGRTGAGRQPVSPWGQLAKGLKTRHKRKNSDRFIVTRRGGK
- the rpsS gene encoding 30S ribosomal protein S19, whose product is MPRSLKKGPFVDDHLLNKVDAQNDRNEKRVIKTWSRRSTVVPEMIGHTISVYNGKQHIPVFVSEQMIGHKLGEFSPTRSYRGHGSDKTAKGSKKK
- the rplV gene encoding 50S ribosomal protein L22, which encodes MQAKAIAKYIRMTPRKVRLVIDVIRGKDVKDAEDLLRFIPRMASTPIDKVLKSAKANAVNNHDMIEDRLFVAQAFVDAGPTLKRLIPRARGSANIIKKRTSHITIILEERHG
- the rpsC gene encoding 30S ribosomal protein S3; this translates as MGNKINPNGFRLGITRGWNSRWYAGKKTYSKLLAEDEKIRKLVGRQLAAAGLARIEIERAGQQVNVIISAAKPGIVIGKGGDSIKKLRSDIEKLVSAGTVAVNVAEIPNPNTSAPLVALRIAEQIERRFAFRRAMKQAAQRVMESGARGVKVVLAGRLGGAEQARTEKVLEGRVPLHTLRADIDYGTALAKTTYGIIGIKVLVFNGEVIGGKTETVQRPARPSGERRPEGGERPNRRRPTARRRTGGE
- the rplP gene encoding 50S ribosomal protein L16, encoding MLLPKRTKYRKQFRGRMNGDAKGGDYVAFGDYGLVAMEPSWIKSNQIEACRIVMSRHFRRGGKIYIRIFPDKPVTKKPAETRMGKGKGAVEFWVAVVKPGRVMFEVAGVTEEQAKEAFRLAGHKLPISTKMVKREVYDEAQ
- the rpmC gene encoding 50S ribosomal protein L29, whose protein sequence is MKLSEMRELDAAAFGNEVTARKKELMELRFQGAVGNLEKPHRVAQLRREIAQLLTIQGEHARSK
- the rpsQ gene encoding 30S ribosomal protein S17, which codes for MPQKTLTGVVVSDKADKTVSVKVERRFTHPLYGKVVTRSQKYAAHDESNEYRLGDTVEILSVRPISKTKTWKVTRLVDRPRGIETTVVETEEAGKVAGGEA
- the rplN gene encoding 50S ribosomal protein L14, which encodes MISVQTRLDVADNSGARELMCIRVLNSGIGGKGLTKGGGGNKRYAAVGDIIVASVKDAAPRGTVKSGDVVKAVVVRTAFAIKRADGSTIRFDKNAAVIINNNGEPRGTRVFGPVARELRDRRFMKIVSLAPEVL
- the rplX gene encoding 50S ribosomal protein L24 — its product is MKAPSAGSYHNNKLHVKKGDNVIVISGKHKGATGTVLLALPADQKVVVEGVNIVKKHVKPSASNTTGGIEERPAALHASKVQLLDPETGKATRIRKDIVDGKKVRVGVSSGKVID
- the rplE gene encoding 50S ribosomal protein L5; the encoded protein is MQQLKQKYNDEVRPALMQQFGYSSVMAVPRIEKIVLNEGLGSSKEDSKAIDKAVRELSLIALQKPIITKAKKSISNFKLRQGMPVGVKVTLRGERMYVFMEKLLNIALPRLRDFRGINPNAFDGRGNYNLGIKEQLIFPEITYDMVDKVRGMDVTVVTTAKTDEEARALLQAMGFPFRK
- a CDS encoding type Z 30S ribosomal protein S14; its protein translation is MAKTSKVVKAARGAKFGVQDYNRCSRCGRARSYYRFFGLCRICIRELAHKGELPGVRKASW
- the rpsH gene encoding 30S ribosomal protein S8 yields the protein MLSDPIADMLTRIRNATRVHKESVDIPASKFKEQLAQLLVREGYVASCERTRDEGMKFDVLRVTLKYGVKREQVIKHIERISRPGRRAYVSHENLPRIQKGLGLAVVSTSHGLLADRDARKQGIGGEVICVLW
- the rplF gene encoding 50S ribosomal protein L6 → MSRIGRQPIAVPGGVTATIEKGLFKVKGPKGELSVPHNPAIEISQDGDALNVTRPSDRQDHRALHGLTRTLVANAVKGVADGFTINLELRGVGYRAKLTGKALEMTIGYSHPVIIEPPAGVSFAVPEPTKIDVTGIDKQLVGQVAANVRKVRKPDAYHGKGVRFLGEKIALKAGKAGATGGKGKK
- the rplR gene encoding 50S ribosomal protein L18, producing MSSQTTTRRKLRNRSKVRVAAAGRLRLSIYRSSKYIYAQIIDDAAGRTVAQIGSKAVKTGTKTESAAAVGKAVAEAALAAGVKQVVFDRGQYRYHGRVKALADAAREAGLDF